The region CTTACAAAAGAGAAGCAGACGTTATTATAAGTGTGAACGCCACTGTAGAAGAATAGAAGCAGAATATACAGTTTTCATAATCacttatgaaaaaaagaaaaaaaatgaaacttggtAAAATTTGCTAAAAATAGAGAAAACTATATCTAAGTTTAAATAAATCTACTGTGTCCAGATTTTTCTATTTGGGAAATGTGATTTGAATGTAACACATTTCAaccaattttctaatttttcttcttcttttaaaaacaaggtttaGAAccttatatatataaaaaaatgaaaatgaagaaaattgagCAACATACTACACAAGCCAGTGACTACCTAAAGCAGTCTGAAGAGGTAAAACTATTTTGATAGCTTTATAAGACATTTGTGTATGTAATAATTCTCTTTGCTGTACTGATTTTATTCCTACAGCCCATATATGGCCTCTGTCTTTACTGACATTGGATTGAACTACACAGGTTAATCCTTACTTTTTTAACCTTTCCACATCCTCTTTCGTTTGTGCAGTTTGCTTATTCTGGGGGTGATGCTTAGCATAAGAGAAAGAATTCACTTTTTCAGATGTGTGAATATTGTTATATGCACGAGAAATGGATTCTCTCCAGCATGCCTTTCAGAGGCAGTTCATGGTGTAATTACCATGGGACAGGTTACAGGCAATCTGAGAAAAGACTACTAACAATTGGAATCTTTCAAGGACAGAGTGGTCCGATCCTGAAGACAATGAATTCCAAGTGTGATTAATCTAGTATAGCCTGCAGGAATTTGCTCAGACATGGAGAAGGGATGAAATCATTGCAGGAAGAACGTCCCTCTGTGCTCCTCTAATGCCCAGATAATCCAATTTTGCATTCTGTTTTCCTGCCACCTACAAATGTGTGCCTTGCTTTAGTGCTGTCTTTGAGTGTGCTATGTGACACAGTAACCTTCGAAACCTAAATTTTGTCTTGGTTTGAATAACTAAACTTGGGAATTATAAACACCACCAATAAGAATATCCTTAGGTGTCCTAGTAGCGGTGGCATTTAagagattttgaaaataaaatgaatgctcACTTGAGGATGTTTGGAAGCAGAACCTATGTTCAAGCCCtgattctgtaatttttttctctcctgtgtgtgtcagTTAGCCTGTGAGTGTTGTTAACTCCCTCTGTGTAACACTGTCATCACAAGACCATCAATAGTATCCAACCGAGATAACTCACAGGAAAATGCCTAGTGCAATGCCTAAAGTATACGGTGTCTCAAGAAATATGACATGTATAAACAGGAAATAGAATGAAGAAAATTCAGCATGATGCTCTTTTAGACACTCTTTCCCATCCTTCATGGGGAGCAGTGATATACTTATGTCAGGGATATTAGGATGTGATGATCAATGCTACCaaatacccagaaaaaaaaaaccctcacaggaCCAAAAGCTGCTTTGCTGGTAGTTTGAGCACACTGTCAGTCGTGGGCATGGAAAGCATAGTTGGCAGTGGGAGTAGCAGAATTAGGATGTTTGCCCACAAATCTATAGACCagaatgcagagaaaggggaagctgaCACTCAATTTCTCTGTTTTTAGCTCAGTCTGGTAACCTAGACTATGGGGTGCTGCCACCCTCCTTCAGGATGGCTTTTCTCACTTCAGGTGACCCTCTCTTGAAATGTCTCCATGCAAACATACAGAGGTGTGCCTCATGTGtttcctctgcctcagctgtTTCTTAATATATTTAGTTGACAGTAAGAATTATCTGTCATATCTGCCAAGTTGGACCCCCATTCCTCTATTCAGACCATTAACTGATTAATCTCTATTTCTGTAAGACTTCTCATGTGTTGTATTTTCCTTTCAATGTctccatgaaaataattttattcaagtTAAAACCATCAGCTGTGCTGGTGTTATGCTTGCAATCTCCATAGCTTGTGTTTCCTTGGTTTATTAAAAGAGAGATACTGAACCGGGCATAGGGAAAAGGAGCGTGCTTTGCTGATGTGCCCCTGCACGTATGCGGTGGGTGTGTTGTGCACTTGTAATGTCTGCTCCCTTCTGCTCAGGACCTGGATGAAGACCCTTCGTGGAATTCCAGGAGGACCAGCCTCAACAGGAGTTTTCAGTGAGTATTTCTGTGGGACTCTCAGCAAGAGCTTTTAGATTCTGTCCTCCGAGCTGATTAGGAATAAAGGTTTATTTGGTCAgaataggaagagaaaaatgcatgTGAAGTgacattatttttcttatgttatcaagaatgaaaaaatattctCCAACTTTTTTGGTTTCTGGCAATAGCTCCTTGCCCAAGCCCCTTTAAGAACCCAGTGATAAAGCATATACATCAACAGCAGGCAAACAATTCCTTTGtacaatcaaaaaacaaaaaaaacaaaaaccattcctGGGTCAGTCATTGTGTCTTCAGAGAGGTAAGCCTGTGAATGTGATTTTCAGGATAATATACAcctattttgtcttttaaaaaacatgaaagcCTGATTAAATTTATTCTCCGTATttagaaatgatttatttattttatttaaatgggtgtcttgcctgtatgcatccgtgtgtgtgtgatttccatggaggccagcagagggcgtggAGTTGTGGATGGTTAAGATCAACAAGGTGGATGCGTGGAATTGGACCTAGGTCTTCTCcaagggcagcaagtgcccttTCCCACCACACTGTCACTCCAGGCCTTCTTCTCTAGACTTTGAAAGCCATGCCCTCCAGGTGTTCCTCTTACAGACTCAGGGTGATCTTTACTTCCGGGTTTTCAGTGGCCTTATGATTATGCAGGCATCAACTCTGACatgactgagacagagacagagagatgatggGAAGGGGAGAACTTGGTTGTAGAATTGAGTACATTCCTGAATTTTGTTTATTaggagaaataaaatttgaagccCAACCAAATAAAGatgattccattttattttattttatttttttcaagagacGTGCTGTCACTATTCTGCCTGGGCTTGCCCTAAACTCCTGGcctcaagtgatcctcctgtctcagtgtcccAGCTAGCTAGTGCTGCAGGTGTTTAGCACTATGCTGGGGTGATGTTTCCACTCcactttgtgtgtgagtgtgcatgtgcatgcgtgttgGTGTGTTTCTGTAGTATTTGTGTGTGCCGGTGTATGTGTcagagtgtatgagtgtgtatgttgATACATGAGAGtgggtatgtgagtgtatgtgttgatgtggtatatacatgtgtgtgtgtgaatgcatatgtgtgttggtgtgtgtgagtgtgtgaatgtggacataagtgtgtataaatgtgtgtgagcatattggtgtgtgtgtgtgagtgtgcatgtgttgctgtgtggtgtgtgattgtgtgtatgtatgagtgtgttggtgtttttgagtgtgtatttgtattgatggtgtgtgtgtgtgtatgtgtgtgtgtgtgtgtgtgcgtgcgtgctttTCTGGCTTCAGCATCAAAATATCTACAAAGTCATGAAGGTAAAGGGAACTCACCCCATGGGAAGGCCAGCTGATAGAAGGAAGGTATAAAGTTATGTTCAGTTGTGGTCCTCAGCTCTACTGATATGGCCTTTCTTGGGAACTGCCACCACAGACCCGTGTAAGGCTGCTTCAAGACCTAAAGGACACATCACTTTCTTCTCTCAAAGGTTCAGTAGTTTGTGCTCATGCAGAGTTGTGGGTTATTGCAGCATGAAATTAAACAATAATTGTAATTGTACTTTCTTCCCCAAGGACCCTAAATACTGGAGATATTCTTTGAATGCATTTATTCAGACTTGCCTGTGGCCACTTGTGCACTTGAGCAGGGCAAGTAACAATTTAAAGAGAGCTAATTTCAGCCTGTGAACATTTAGGGGCCACGTGGGCTAATGAAACTGATTTGTGGGCTTGTCCAGAGACATTCGCAGACTCATTTGTAGGCATCTGCTTCGCATAGTTCAGGCACCCTTTAGTTTAATTGATCCAGAACAACACAAACACAGTTAAATCTTATGTATGTTCTGTGATCCCACAGCTAATTAAAACCACTAACACCACCATTTCTCAATTAGCTTGGGGCATAGATAATAAGTGGTTTACATGCCTTACTGGCATtaatttttctatgaaaataacTGTATGGCTACAAATTTCTCTACTGGTAAAATAGGGATAAGATAGAGCAAAGActcccatacacatacatgattGTATATGTAAACACATGTATACTCTTTATTGCTGTTTCAGataatttttcagtgttttggtcgttgaaagatttaaaaaagcattttctaaataattttgtttcccccccaaacagaagaagaaactcaaatgaaGCTGACAgtaagtttttatatttaaacatttatttttgatttttcatcTTACTGGTGATAGAATTCATTGTCCTGTTAGGACTTATATATATCTtaactttgtattcttttttgctttgttttggggatGCATACAAAGAAAATTCAGTAGAAAAAATTAAGATATCTTAGATGAATGAAGACTGATATATGGTTTTACatttctatcatctacctatctgtctgtctctgtatctattttatagtactgaggattgaacccaaggaCTGTTCCCTTGGAATTTCTTGAGTAACCTGTTTTGACTGTAATTTTCTTGATGTTTCTCTGAATTGGAGCAGAGCCACTGGATTTATTTTGACTCTTCAACAACTGATGGTGTTGTGTTTTACACACACTAAGAGCCAATCATGTGCTTGCATGGGGAAACTTTTTCCTATATGGTTTCAATAGGATGCTAGGGCCTGTTCATACAGTCAACAGCTCTCTGtgatctttttcttcctcttacaaAGAGTGCTGTGCTGTCTGGCATGTAGTGAGTCGGTGCTTAGTTAAAGGATGTTCAGAAAATACCACTAAGGTCTTGAAGCTCCTTAGATGTTGACGTCTGGATTGAAACTTGGCTTTGTCACTATCAGATGACCGTGACTTTTTATCTTCTAGGTGACATTAGGGCAAGTCATAAACCTTGGTACTCATTGGTTTTAAATCACTTAGCAAACTGTTGTGGCTATGGTTGAATGTGCTTTTCTCTAGGCCTCTCTATTTACTTTTCTGAAGGATGAGCACCTTGCCTTAGTCACTCTCATGCCTGATTGGGAGCTGAAAGTTTATATGACACACTAAATTCACAAATGAAAGCCGTTTTTGCTGACCACAGTCCCCACCATGCCCCCTTAAAGGACACTTGCTCCATTCTCTATCTGACAATACGAGCCAGAGAGCTCTGTAGAGTTGGGCTCACTCTGCTGTTTCTTCTAGTAAGTGTAAAGCAGTGTTGCCATGAGACTGAAGTTTCTCCactttaattttgattttcatgGAACAGCAAAACTGTTTCAAAGGATTTCTCTGGAGCCTTATGACCTAGAGCTGGAACAGATAGAAAAGAGTGAGTTAACATTGGAGGGGGTGTTCCCGACACAGGGTACTGGTACAGCTTAACAAATCCTATAGTGTGACACTAGCCATCCCCTCTTATGTGTTTGCACAGACTTATGTTTTGTGATGAGTTTCAGTCAGTGAGGTAGTATGCTAATAATTTTCCGTTAATATTGTATTTGCATGGGTAGGTGCATGCTGGCAAGGAGCTTAGAGGATCATGCTTCTGGGATGTCATGATGGGCAGCTGTGTGCCTTCTGTAACTCAGAGGTTTAATTGGTTCAGAGGAAATACATCTTTGAGGCTAATATTACCTGTCTTTCTCCAATTCCCTATATAAATATGCTTGGAGATATTACACCAGTGATTGGAAGCTGTCAGGATACCAAACACAATAATGCATGAAAGGATATTGGGCAAACTTTTCTGAATAGTGAGAAGCTGTTCTGATTAAGCCATTTAATGGTAACTCTGAAGGCAGTGTACAAACATGTACTTATCTCCAGCCATGTAATTAAAATGCCAATCATTTCTATGATTTCAGAGATCTCAGCCTCCTTAAAAAGCCCTCAAGAGCCTCACCACCATTATTCAGGTAGGAAGAGTGTGTGTACAGACGGGCCAACTGAGATAAATATGTGTGATTGTGTACTTGTAAACACGAGCATCCCTCAGCTCCACGTTATCAATACAGCTTCCATTCAGAAAATTGTTTACTCTAGTAATTAGAATAATTAGATTGTCCAAGCACGGCattgactcagaaaaacaaattgttGGGATTTAAGAGAATTCAcattaaactctgtgtgtgtgtgtgtgtgtgtgtgtgtgttggcaagTTCCAAATTTTGAAGGAGAAGATGCCCTTGGTATCTAAAATTTTCTTGCAAGCTTGGAGTTAGCCAAAAGCTAGACATCTTAGTGTTTTGAACAGCTTCCTTTGTACTGTTCCCTTTTTATTACCattctggggcttgaacccagaaccttctgggagaagtgctctaccactgagctacagcccagccTGATGCTAATATTTTGGAATGGGAAGATAGCAGACTTGAAAGTCTTTCTTCAAGGTAGGGCTGTACCCTCCCGTTCCCTCAGTGAACATAACCATTAAATAGATGCCTCCCTTCACAGAATAAGGCCAACAAACGTACCTTGCAAAGATGCCATTAAATAGAGATGTCAAGGGTCTCGTCTCTGTTATTAAGAAATACTTCACAGCACTTCAGCCGCCTTTCTTAGAGTGGGAGTGACTGGCCTTGCCCTTTCTGAGAGACAGTCTGCCAAAGGGCTAGTTGAGAATTAAGAGGCAAATATTTTGAGATGCAAAGCActgtagcccagctggcctggTGCCATGTGTGGTTCATTGGAGGTCACTGCTCTCAGTGGTTGAGATAACACAAGGACAAGGCTTTCACAGAGTTTAGCACTCAGTGTGAACACAATCTTACCAGCACTGTAATTACCAGTCTTATTATATGAAGGTCATTTGTTTAGGGTCCCATAGTAGACTGTCTTATCCTGAATTCTCCTCTGTGGTGAATAATGGTTCTGTGGATTCCAGCTTCCTCAGTCTAGGCTCCTATGACTGAGTCCTGTAGCTCAGCAGTAATCTATTATTTTGACTCTAACTGCCAGCTGTAGAGAGTCTCTGGGGAGGAATACTGTAACTCATACAGTCTCTGATCTGTAGGCTATGGCTCTTGGCAGGAAAATGCAGATCACTTGCTTCTAATTAAAATTAGtgttgggggggaaaaaaaggagaactCCACAAAACCACCAGTAGATGTCCCCACAGACCAGTGTGCACCGGGcttgctttggaaaaaaaaaaaaaaagaaagaaaccagagagtGTGGAACATAGattaaaatccatttataagAAAGACTCACATATTATGTGAGTTAGTGTCTAATTTGGGAGAGCGAGGAGATAGCCCTTTCTTTGATGGTGTTATATGACCTCATATAAATGTTTCCTATGACTAAGGTATCCTTCCAGTTTAAggtgtattttatatttaaaactattatttataatattttttgctAATGGAAAACATAAAGGATGTTTGAGATGAAATATTCTGgaatttatgtgtatttttgtatgtGGGGGCTTTGTGTAAGTTTTATTATTGATGCAGACCCAAAGTAGtcaatctgtttttgtttgcagCCATTGAAAGGAATAATTTAATGAGGCTGTCTCAGACCATACCGTTTACACCGATCCAGCTGTTCGGTGAGTAACATCTCCCACTTCTTGAGGATAGGCGAGGGTAGGCCAAATGCTGGCATGCGACAGAAAGGAAACCACGTTGCCTCACTTGGCTCACAGATTTCATTTTGGCCATGTTGTAGATTAAGGAAATTCATTTCCCAAAGTAGAAATTCTTGTTAATGGCCAGCATTTAGAGTTAGAAGCTGATGCAGTGGGGCTGGGACCTACAAGGGTCAGCAGTTAGGAAGCAAGCGTGATGCTGCACCTGGCATTCAGTGCTTCTAGGCTGGACATGcacagggaagaaaagaacaaaccaaCCTTATATAATGAACACAGAAGAAAGTGCTACATGTCAGTTTGCTGAAAGCTGACAGGCATGGGAAGAGAAAtcctttgtttgttgttttctatttgtttgttttgtttcacgtACATGGGTTGCTCTTTCTTCAGACTGAAAGTGTAGCTTTTGAAAGCAAGAGCAGTAAAGAAAAACAGTTTGTGTTAGCCAAGGGTACCCGAGGTTTTCTTCCTAGCAGGATAAAGCACAGCAGTTGACAATATAACAAAGACCCCTGCCCTGCACTCCATCTTCATTCTCCGCACACTCTTCCAATGAGGCAGAGACCAGGTTGGCTTCTGATTGTTCATGCAGATGCCTCCTTCTTCCATTTGGCTCCATCGTTTCATTTTGCAAATCAATAGCTCTCCTCAAAAGTCCTAAAGGAATTAGGACTCCAAAGAGCCCTTCAGTGGCATTTACTTGGGCATCAAGAATAAACATTTGAGACTATACCACATATTCTCCAGATACAGTTATTGATAAGGAATTAGATACAAGGGTGAGGGAATAGATAGCTTCCTTTCTGGTAGATTAATATGGTGTtcccagaaaacaagcaaacaaacaacaacagcaacagcaacaacaaataggGTATATTTCAGGCAAAGGTAGAAGAAACCAATGAGCCACAACCTCGAGGGAGCCTCTGTGGATTGTTACCCCTCTTATGTAGCAATAATACTGTATTGGTGAGGTCCAAGGTTCTTCTATAAGCTCAAAGTGGGAGCAGTGTGTTGCATATAATGCCTTTTTAAGTGGGGCTGAGTCTACATCTGACGTCCTAGTTTGCTGTAACCCTGATAACATATGTGATCTGTATAACAAACTACTGAAACAAATGTTACCATTCACTCCTGCTGATGGGAAAAATGGAGGGTTTCAGTAGCTTTGTAATGTACCAAAGAAAAAGGTAGCAGCGCAGGGCATGACCTTGTCGGTACTGAGTGGTTCTCACTGGGTAAAACCATGCATTATTGATGAGGTAAAATTGCCCCTTACGGagcaagagaaacaaataaaaccacaccCAGAAAACAACATAAGACAGGGATACACATATAATTTACATACAGTAAACAGCATAGTATTAATATTATGTGAAGAGTAGCTATAAAAATATCTGCTCCTTAGGGGGCATTAATGAAGAACATGAGGTTAAACTGTCTCTAGAGGTATATTTGTCTTGAGCCAGTTGTCATatcacatgcctataatctcatcaatcaggaagctaaggcagagaTTTGGAGCTTGTGTGGGATACATATTGATTGCTAGGTCAGCCTTATAAAGACTATAAAGCAAACCATGTAGCCAGTAAAAACTCCAACAATGGCAACATATTCATACCGCTTCAATACTGTTTTTGTCTAGTTAGCTTATAATAAGTACAACTTAGTTCTTCTATGCCATTTGAccctttgttcttccttcctctcctcaccttCACAAGAGGGCAAGCCAGGCCTGCTCATATCCTGACTTTGCTCTTGTTTCTGCTAGAAGCCTCCACTTCTGGTCACAGGGACAACTGATCTGAGTTGTTGCTCAGGGCACTGTTCACACTCCAGCCCTGGTGTCTTATTTAACCGGCTCTCACTTCTTATTGCAGCAGGGGAGGAAGTGACCATCTACAAGCTTGAAGAAAGTTCCCCTTTGACCCTCGATAAGAGCATGTCCTCTTGGTCCCAGCACGGCAGAGCTGCTATGATCCAGGTTTTGTCACAGGAGGAAATGGGTGGGGGCCTCCGCAAAGCCATGCGAGTCCTCAGCACCTGGTCCGAGGATGATGTGCTGAAGCCTGGGCAGGTTTTCATCGTGAAGTCCTTCCTCCCAGAGGTTGTGCAGACGTGGTATAAAATCTTTCAGGAGAGCACCGTGCTTCATCTTTGCCTTAGGGTAAGCCTGAAGCTCAGATACCCAGAGCTGGGATGGACCACTTAAAACCACTGAGGTCTGGCTACATCTTTGTCTAAGATAGTTTTTTCTAGGCCAAAGAGAATCTGTTtttgaagaggtgtgtgtgtgtgtgtgtgtgtgtgtgtgtgtgtgtgtgtgtgtgtgtgttttaattatttttgttatgtagAACACTTGCTTTTGGGGTGTAGAGTGGTAGAAgctaaataatattaaatgttgGGCAGTCTAGGAGCTGTTTGATCTTTAACACTAAGAGTATGTTGCTAATAAACCAATATATAAGCTTTTAAGAAGAATTTCACCAATGTTTTATTTATAGCATTTCCACCCCATTCTCTCTCTTCAACACCTCCCATGGCCCTGATTCTCTCCCAAATTTATTACCCCCTCTCCTATAATTATTATcgataatatataaaaatatacttttaattaattcttgtttttttttttaaaggaaattcaaCAGCAAAGAGCTGCTCAAAAACTCATCTATACCTTCAATCAAGTAAAACCACAAACCATTCCCTACACACCAAGGTAGGTAAACCTGGCACTGTGGTTCTTCAGTATAAAAATAATTCCTATTAACCTCTTCTCAGCCCATTAGACATGAGAAATACCAGACCCATGGGAAAGTCCTCAATGGCCTTTTTTGGGATTCTTCCTTCCAAAGAATTAGGTGTTCCAGCATACCTGGGCTTAAGTTCCTGAACTCATGCAAGTGGAAAAAAGTTCAGACAGATTGATGACCAACATTTCAATTAGGTGAGACAGGCAGATGCTGGGTGCTAATGCCCAGAAGTATCATGGCCCCAAAACATGTCTATTTAAAGCTTAGCTGCTTCCCTAGCATCCTAAACCAATTAGGAAGTTTGCAATCATGAACCCTCACAATTTTCCCTTGGGTCTCTTGATATGCTTGTATTCACTTATTGGGGCAGATCATAACTTGGTGCCGAGGAATTAAGGAATTAGaataaatccttttttcttttccattttataaggAATTTTATAGAGGCCAGCAACAAAAGATGAATCTggtacttgtaaaaaaaaaagttggaaagttttctcaaagaaaaggGAGGCCAGTAAACGTGGGAACAAACCTCCCGGCTGTGGTGTTCCCTCTTTTCACAGAAAGGCCAGGGGTAGGTGACTTCTGTGGCTAGTGCTCTGTAGGCTAACTGCCATGCTTGCTGCCTTGTGGGGGATCATTGGCTTCTTCTTCCCCGACAGGTTTCTAGAGGTTTTCTTGATCTACTGCCATTCAGCCAGCCAATGGTTAACCATTGAGAAGTATATGACAGGGGAGTTCCGGAAATACAATAACAACAATGGCGATGAAATCGCTCCCACCAACACCCTGGAGGAGCTGATGTTGGCTTTCTCTCACTGGACATATGAGTATACCCGGGGAGAGCTGCTGGTTTTAGATTTGCAAGGTAATTAATTGAAGatacaggaaggaggcagagcttCCAGAAATCTCACAAGAACTGAGGTGGGCCCCTGAAAGTGTTCTACCTGGCTTGGTAGAGAGATATAGGTATTTATTCAGAGATATTGTGCAGTGATGACCATGGGTACTAGTCTGATGTTTTCTTCTTAGATAGAGGGGGCAATGTAGACAGACAATAgtatttagatattttttaaacatttatttattttt is a window of Acomys russatus chromosome 5, mAcoRus1.1, whole genome shotgun sequence DNA encoding:
- the LOC127189417 gene encoding transient receptor potential cation channel subfamily M member 6-like isoform X1, with amino-acid sequence MIVYVNTCILFIAVSDNFSVFWSLKDLKKHFLNNFVSPPNRRRNSNEADTKLFQRISLEPYDLELEQIEKKISASLKSPQEPHHHYSAIERNNLMRLSQTIPFTPIQLFAGEEVTIYKLEESSPLTLDKSMSSWSQHGRAAMIQVLSQEEMGGGLRKAMRVLSTWSEDDVLKPGQVFIVKSFLPEVVQTWYKIFQESTVLHLCLREIQQQRAAQKLIYTFNQVKPQTIPYTPRFLEVFLIYCHSASQWLTIEKYMTGEFRKYNNNNGDEIAPTNTLEELMLAFSHWTYEYTRGELLVLDLQGVGENLTDPSVIKPEDKQSRGMVFGPANLGEDAIRSFIAKHRCNSCCGKLRLPDLKRNDYSLARTNCNSGLEKNTEPAEGLSARDTSRSSLEDHTRL
- the LOC127189417 gene encoding transient receptor potential cation channel subfamily M member 6-like isoform X3, which codes for MIVYVNTCILFIAVSDNFSVFWSLKDLKKHFLNNFVSPPNRRRNSNEADKISASLKSPQEPHHHYSAIERNNLMRLSQTIPFTPIQLFAGEEVTIYKLEESSPLTLDKSMSSWSQHGRAAMIQVLSQEEMGGGLRKAMRVLSTWSEDDVLKPGQVFIVKSFLPEVVQTWYKIFQESTVLHLCLREIQQQRAAQKLIYTFNQVKPQTIPYTPRFLEVFLIYCHSASQWLTIEKYMTGEFRKYNNNNGDEIAPTNTLEELMLAFSHWTYEYTRGELLVLDLQGVGENLTDPSVIKPEDKQSRGMVFGPANLGEDAIRSFIAKHRCNSCCGKLRLPDLKRNDYSLARTNCNSGLEKNTEPAEGLSARDTSRSSLEDHTRL
- the LOC127189417 gene encoding transient receptor potential cation channel subfamily M member 6-like isoform X4, translated to MIVYVNTCILFIAVSDNFSVFWSLKDLKKHFLNNFVSPPNRRRNSNEADKISASLKSPQEPHHHYSAIERNNLMRLSQTIPFTPIQLFGEEVTIYKLEESSPLTLDKSMSSWSQHGRAAMIQVLSQEEMGGGLRKAMRVLSTWSEDDVLKPGQVFIVKSFLPEVVQTWYKIFQESTVLHLCLREIQQQRAAQKLIYTFNQVKPQTIPYTPRFLEVFLIYCHSASQWLTIEKYMTGEFRKYNNNNGDEIAPTNTLEELMLAFSHWTYEYTRGELLVLDLQGVGENLTDPSVIKPEDKQSRGMVFGPANLGEDAIRSFIAKHRCNSCCGKLRLPDLKRNDYSLARTNCNSGLEKNTEPAEGLSARDTSRSSLEDHTRL
- the LOC127189417 gene encoding transient receptor potential cation channel subfamily M member 6-like isoform X2, which gives rise to MIVYVNTCILFIAVSDNFSVFWSLKDLKKHFLNNFVSPPNRRRNSNEADTKLFQRISLEPYDLELEQIEKKISASLKSPQEPHHHYSAIERNNLMRLSQTIPFTPIQLFGEEVTIYKLEESSPLTLDKSMSSWSQHGRAAMIQVLSQEEMGGGLRKAMRVLSTWSEDDVLKPGQVFIVKSFLPEVVQTWYKIFQESTVLHLCLREIQQQRAAQKLIYTFNQVKPQTIPYTPRFLEVFLIYCHSASQWLTIEKYMTGEFRKYNNNNGDEIAPTNTLEELMLAFSHWTYEYTRGELLVLDLQGVGENLTDPSVIKPEDKQSRGMVFGPANLGEDAIRSFIAKHRCNSCCGKLRLPDLKRNDYSLARTNCNSGLEKNTEPAEGLSARDTSRSSLEDHTRL